A window from Thiohalomonas denitrificans encodes these proteins:
- a CDS encoding penicillin-binding protein activator, which translates to MPVLVLLAGCAGAPVTPEPASDRTAAEEALQSGDYHAAARLFEGLAEQARSPQREEYRLKAAQALIQAGLAGPATRLLQSVDSSRLPADLAMQHQLLQATVVVSEDPDLALSLLARPAAPENETALHARFHQLRARAFSELGNHLDAARESIQRELFLTDIKDIEANQLVIWEALSNLSNQALEQLRVRPPPSVLSGWMELARIAKDTEQPAVRIAERIDEWRQRYPGHPVLEPMLKAIEIKSKALALQPGHIAVLLPLDGRFAQAAEAIRDGILAAYYDSAQRHNVTLRFYDEGSPDEVLARYDTAVNQGAEFVIGPLGKEAVRILAREEQLPVPTIALNHAEPSASESLFQFSLAPETEARQIAELAWLEGHNNAAVLAPAGAWGDRVRESFLQRWEELGGTIASTSEYDAEQSDFSDPIKRMLSIDASERRSMAVRDVIGRQVEFEAYRRQDVDFVFLAAFPRQARLIRPQLRYHRAIGLPIYATSHVYAGHVDPAQDRDMEGIIFGDTPWTLNAETSHAPLRQKVRTVLKRHTGSLQRLVALGLDAYLLVPRLSLLDSYPNDRFQGETGNLHVAPDNRIQRQLVWARFKHGEPQVLPRTLFAEPIEADDARE; encoded by the coding sequence GTGCCAGTACTGGTCCTTTTAGCCGGCTGTGCCGGAGCTCCGGTAACGCCCGAGCCGGCTTCCGACAGAACGGCCGCCGAGGAGGCGCTGCAATCGGGTGACTATCACGCGGCTGCCCGTCTTTTCGAAGGCCTCGCCGAACAGGCCCGGTCCCCGCAACGTGAGGAGTACCGTCTGAAAGCCGCACAGGCCCTTATCCAGGCGGGACTAGCCGGTCCGGCGACCCGTCTCTTGCAGTCGGTCGACAGCAGCAGACTCCCGGCAGACCTCGCCATGCAGCACCAGCTGCTCCAGGCCACGGTGGTAGTGTCGGAGGATCCGGATCTGGCGCTTTCCCTGCTCGCCCGGCCCGCCGCACCGGAGAACGAAACCGCCCTGCACGCACGGTTCCACCAACTCCGTGCGCGCGCCTTCAGTGAACTCGGCAATCACCTGGACGCAGCCCGCGAATCGATCCAGAGAGAACTCTTTCTCACCGACATAAAGGATATCGAAGCCAACCAGCTGGTTATTTGGGAAGCACTTTCCAACCTGTCCAATCAGGCGCTGGAGCAGCTGCGCGTACGTCCGCCGCCCAGCGTGCTGAGCGGCTGGATGGAACTGGCACGCATCGCCAAGGATACCGAGCAGCCGGCCGTTCGGATTGCCGAACGCATTGATGAATGGCGGCAGCGCTATCCCGGCCACCCGGTCCTCGAGCCGATGCTGAAAGCCATCGAGATCAAAAGCAAGGCATTGGCGCTACAGCCGGGCCATATCGCCGTCCTGTTGCCCCTGGACGGTCGCTTCGCGCAGGCAGCGGAAGCGATTCGTGACGGCATCCTGGCGGCCTATTACGACAGTGCCCAACGACACAATGTCACCCTTCGCTTTTACGATGAAGGCTCCCCGGATGAAGTTCTGGCTCGCTACGATACGGCAGTAAACCAAGGCGCCGAATTCGTCATCGGGCCGCTGGGAAAGGAGGCGGTCCGTATCCTCGCCCGGGAGGAGCAACTGCCGGTACCGACCATTGCCCTCAACCATGCGGAGCCGTCTGCCTCCGAATCGCTGTTCCAGTTCAGCCTGGCGCCGGAGACGGAGGCGCGCCAGATCGCCGAACTAGCCTGGCTCGAGGGCCATAACAATGCGGCGGTTCTGGCACCCGCGGGGGCCTGGGGCGATCGGGTACGGGAATCATTCCTGCAGCGCTGGGAAGAGCTCGGTGGCACGATTGCATCGACCTCCGAATACGATGCGGAACAGAGCGATTTCTCCGACCCCATCAAGAGAATGTTAAGCATTGATGCAAGCGAAAGGCGCAGCATGGCCGTACGGGATGTCATCGGCCGGCAGGTCGAATTCGAGGCGTATCGACGCCAGGATGTCGATTTTGTATTCCTCGCCGCTTTTCCCCGCCAGGCGCGACTCATTCGTCCTCAACTCCGCTACCACCGTGCCATCGGGCTCCCGATCTATGCCACTTCACATGTCTATGCCGGCCATGTTGACCCGGCCCAGGACCGGGACATGGAGGGCATCATCTTCGGTGACACCCCCTGGACGTTGAACGCCGAAACGTCCCATGCCCCGCTTCGCCAGAAAGTCCGTACGGTGTTGAAGCGGCATACGGGTTCGCTGCAGCGGCTGGTGGCACTGGGTCTGGATGCCTATCTCCTGGTGCCGCGTCTGAGCCTACTGGATAGCTATCCCAATGACCGTTTTCAGGGTGAGACCGGCAATCTCCACGTCGCCCCTGATAACCGTATCCAGCGACAATTGGTCTGGGCACGATTCAAACACGGCGAACCGCAGGTACTGCCCCGCACCCTGTTTGCCGAGCCGATCGAAGCCGACGATGCCCGGGAGTGA
- a CDS encoding Nif3-like dinuclear metal center hexameric protein, whose product MARLSEILTYTDDLLAVDDYQDYCPNGLQVQGREEVNTLVSGVTASRELLEQAAEVGADALLVHHGYFWRGEDPRVIGMKYQRLRCLIDAGISLLAYHLPLDGHSELGNNARLGAMLGLETGGHFGRDHLAHFAVLNTPIASSELARRLETTLDHVPLHIPGAQRQLQRIGWCTGAAQGFLADAAALGLDAFISGEISEPTVHVARELGIDYFAAGHHATERYGVQALGRHLAEQFGVEHRFIDVPNPV is encoded by the coding sequence ATGGCCCGACTCAGCGAAATCCTCACCTATACCGATGATCTGCTTGCAGTGGACGACTACCAGGACTACTGCCCCAATGGGTTGCAGGTCCAGGGCAGGGAGGAGGTCAATACGCTCGTTTCGGGCGTCACCGCCAGTCGCGAATTGCTGGAGCAGGCCGCTGAGGTCGGGGCGGACGCTCTTCTTGTTCATCACGGCTACTTCTGGAGAGGCGAAGATCCACGTGTGATCGGCATGAAATACCAGCGACTTCGCTGCCTGATCGACGCCGGGATTAGCCTGCTCGCTTACCATCTCCCCCTCGACGGGCATTCGGAATTGGGGAATAACGCCCGCCTGGGAGCCATGCTGGGTCTAGAGACCGGCGGCCACTTCGGGCGTGATCATCTGGCCCACTTCGCGGTGCTGAACACGCCCATCGCCTCCAGTGAGTTGGCCCGGCGGCTGGAAACCACTCTGGATCACGTCCCCTTGCATATTCCCGGAGCGCAGCGGCAGCTGCAACGCATCGGCTGGTGTACCGGGGCAGCTCAAGGTTTTCTGGCGGACGCAGCCGCTCTGGGACTCGATGCATTTATCAGCGGTGAAATCTCCGAGCCGACGGTGCACGTTGCGAGGGAACTCGGCATCGATTATTTCGCTGCCGGTCACCACGCCACCGAGCGCTACGGCGTCCAGGCCCTTGGGCGGCATCTGGCGGAACAATTCGGGGTTGAGCACCGCTTCATCGATGTGCCAAACCCGGTCTGA
- the rsmI gene encoding 16S rRNA (cytidine(1402)-2'-O)-methyltransferase has protein sequence MEAGILYVVATPIGNRGDMSPRAIETLKGVDRIAAEDTRRSTPLLRDFGIDTPLIPFHEHNEWRLGPELIEKIVSGESVALISDAGTPLVSDPGYHLTRAALEAGLRVVPIPGPSAPIAGLSVAGLPTDRFLFVGFLPPKPGQRSNELERLREWTATLVFFEAPHRIEAALADMARVLGGERRATLCRELTKTFETVHHNSLAGLCDFVGADPNQRRGEFVLVVEGAPAKSGELDEEVERIATILADELPVKQAAALTAKITGAKKNAVYQFLVASG, from the coding sequence ATTGAAGCGGGGATTCTCTATGTAGTGGCGACCCCTATCGGCAACCGGGGTGATATGTCGCCGCGCGCCATAGAAACCCTCAAGGGGGTCGACCGGATTGCAGCCGAGGATACCCGGCGCAGTACGCCACTGCTGCGTGATTTCGGGATCGACACGCCGCTCATCCCTTTCCATGAGCATAATGAATGGCGCCTCGGGCCCGAACTGATCGAGAAGATCGTATCCGGAGAGTCCGTTGCCCTGATTTCCGATGCCGGGACGCCTCTGGTCAGCGATCCCGGCTACCACCTGACCCGCGCCGCCCTCGAAGCCGGCTTGCGTGTCGTCCCGATTCCCGGACCCAGTGCCCCCATCGCCGGCCTCTCGGTGGCGGGGCTGCCTACTGACCGCTTCCTGTTCGTCGGTTTTCTGCCGCCCAAGCCGGGTCAGCGGAGCAATGAACTGGAACGGTTGCGCGAATGGACGGCCACGCTGGTGTTCTTTGAGGCGCCCCACCGAATCGAGGCGGCATTGGCGGATATGGCCCGGGTACTCGGTGGTGAACGGCGGGCGACGCTGTGCCGGGAACTGACCAAGACCTTTGAAACCGTCCACCACAACAGCCTGGCCGGGCTGTGCGACTTCGTCGGTGCCGACCCCAACCAGCGGAGAGGCGAATTCGTGCTGGTGGTCGAAGGTGCCCCGGCCAAATCCGGAGAACTCGATGAAGAGGTAGAGCGAATCGCCACTATTCTCGCCGACGAGCTGCCGGTGAAACAGGCCGCAGCATTGACCGCGAAGATCACTGGGGCGAAAAAGAATGCGGTTTATCAGTTTCTAGTGGCTAGTGGCTAG
- a CDS encoding cytochrome bc complex cytochrome b subunit: MNSVMGWVDDRFPASKMWKEHLSEYYAPKNFNFWYFFGSLALLVLVIQIVTGIFLTMSYKPDATLAFSSVEYIMRDVNWGWLIRYIHSTGASAFFVVVYLHMFRGLIYGSYKQPRELLWIFGMLIYLALMAEAFFGYLLPWGQMSYWGAQVIVSLFGAIPIVGDELSLWIRGDFVISDVTLNRFFAFHVIAVPLVLVALVAAHILALHEVGSNNPDGVEIKKNKDENGIPKDGIPFHPYYTVKDIVGVVVFLMFFSIVVFFMPEMGGYFLEHANFEPADPLKTPLHIAPVWYFTPFYAILRAIPDKFLGVVTMGAAVVILFFLPWLDRNPVKSIRYRGWQFKAMLTLFVIAFVVLGYLGMEAPSPVKTFIAQVATAIYFAFFLLMPIYTKMEKNKPVPERVTQ, translated from the coding sequence ATGAACAGCGTAATGGGCTGGGTCGATGATCGCTTCCCGGCCTCCAAGATGTGGAAAGAGCACCTTTCCGAATACTATGCGCCGAAGAATTTCAACTTCTGGTATTTCTTCGGCTCTCTCGCCTTGCTGGTACTGGTGATCCAGATTGTCACCGGCATCTTCCTGACCATGAGTTACAAGCCCGACGCGACGCTCGCCTTCAGCTCTGTCGAGTACATCATGCGCGACGTGAACTGGGGCTGGCTGATCCGCTACATACACTCGACCGGTGCCTCGGCCTTCTTCGTGGTTGTCTATCTGCACATGTTCCGCGGGCTGATTTACGGCTCATACAAGCAGCCGCGGGAACTGCTGTGGATCTTCGGCATGTTGATCTACCTGGCGCTGATGGCCGAGGCCTTCTTTGGTTATCTGCTGCCTTGGGGACAGATGTCCTATTGGGGCGCCCAGGTGATCGTCTCCCTGTTCGGGGCGATCCCGATTGTAGGCGATGAGTTGTCGCTGTGGATTCGTGGTGACTTCGTGATTTCCGACGTGACCCTGAACCGCTTCTTTGCTTTCCATGTCATCGCAGTGCCGTTGGTACTGGTTGCCCTGGTCGCGGCCCATATCCTTGCCCTGCATGAAGTCGGCTCCAACAACCCCGACGGCGTGGAAATCAAGAAGAACAAGGACGAGAACGGCATCCCGAAAGATGGCATTCCGTTCCACCCCTACTACACGGTCAAGGACATTGTCGGCGTCGTCGTTTTCCTGATGTTCTTCTCCATTGTGGTGTTTTTCATGCCGGAGATGGGCGGTTATTTCCTTGAACATGCCAACTTCGAGCCGGCCGACCCGCTGAAGACTCCGCTGCATATCGCGCCAGTCTGGTACTTCACGCCGTTCTACGCCATCCTGCGCGCCATTCCCGACAAGTTCCTGGGTGTGGTCACCATGGGTGCCGCAGTGGTCATATTGTTCTTCCTGCCATGGCTCGATCGCAACCCGGTCAAATCCATCCGCTACCGCGGCTGGCAGTTCAAGGCGATGCTGACCCTGTTTGTGATTGCCTTCGTCGTGCTTGGTTACCTGGGTATGGAAGCGCCGTCGCCGGTCAAAACGTTTATCGCCCAGGTTGCGACGGCTATCTATTTCGCGTTCTTCCTGCTGATGCCCATCTACACGAAGATGGAAAAGAACAAGCCGGTTCCGGAAAGGGTGACGCAATGA
- a CDS encoding cytochrome c1: MKKFIYALLIAALPGLTIAAGGVQLDKAPIDLHDKASLQRGAQLFANYCLSCHSAQYMRFNRMARDLEMSDEQVRENLMFTTDKVGETMNVAMSADQAETWFGTAPPDLSVLARARGADYLYTYFRTFYVDDSRPFGVNNAVFPDVGMPHVLWELEGLKKPILEKVVHGGEETEVITGYQQVTEGSMTEAEYDRAAADLTNFMVYMAEPIRTERERLGWWVLGFLGVFFVFAYLLKKEYWRDVH; this comes from the coding sequence ATGAAAAAGTTTATCTATGCACTACTGATCGCGGCGCTGCCTGGACTGACCATCGCAGCCGGCGGTGTCCAGCTGGACAAGGCCCCCATCGACCTGCATGACAAGGCCTCCCTGCAGCGCGGTGCCCAGCTGTTCGCCAACTACTGCCTGAGCTGCCACTCGGCTCAGTATATGCGCTTCAATCGCATGGCTCGGGACCTGGAAATGAGTGACGAGCAGGTTCGGGAGAATCTGATGTTCACCACTGACAAGGTGGGCGAAACCATGAACGTGGCCATGTCTGCGGACCAGGCCGAAACCTGGTTCGGCACGGCACCGCCGGACCTGTCGGTGCTGGCCCGTGCCCGGGGTGCGGACTACCTCTACACCTATTTCCGTACCTTTTATGTCGATGATTCGCGGCCGTTTGGCGTCAACAATGCCGTTTTTCCGGATGTCGGTATGCCGCATGTGCTGTGGGAACTGGAGGGTCTGAAAAAACCCATCCTGGAGAAGGTGGTTCACGGCGGTGAGGAGACCGAGGTAATCACCGGCTACCAACAGGTTACCGAGGGCAGCATGACCGAGGCCGAGTACGACCGTGCCGCCGCTGACCTGACCAATTTCATGGTCTACATGGCGGAACCGATTCGTACCGAGCGTGAACGTCTCGGCTGGTGGGTATTGGGCTTCCTGGGCGTGTTCTTCGTCTTCGCCTATCTGTTGAAGAAAGAGTACTGGCGGGACGTCCACTGA
- the mraZ gene encoding division/cell wall cluster transcriptional repressor MraZ gives MFRGVAELNLDTKGRMAIPSRYRERLSERCEGQLVATIDTDERCLLLYPLPEWEAIERKLDALPTFNPQARRVQRLLMGHASDVDMDGNGRLLLPPPLRQYAGLEKRIVLIGQGKKFEIWDEQLWQQKRDEWLAEETVADGELPAELESLSL, from the coding sequence CTGTTCAGGGGAGTGGCAGAACTTAATCTCGACACCAAGGGGCGGATGGCCATTCCGAGCCGCTATCGCGAGCGTTTGTCCGAACGGTGCGAGGGCCAACTGGTTGCGACCATCGACACGGACGAGCGCTGCCTGCTTCTTTATCCCCTGCCTGAGTGGGAGGCAATCGAGCGCAAACTCGATGCGCTGCCCACCTTCAATCCTCAGGCGCGCCGTGTGCAGCGGCTTTTGATGGGACACGCTTCCGATGTCGATATGGATGGCAACGGCCGCCTGCTGCTGCCCCCGCCCTTGCGGCAGTACGCGGGCCTCGAAAAGCGCATCGTGCTGATTGGACAGGGCAAGAAATTCGAGATCTGGGACGAACAGCTGTGGCAGCAGAAGCGGGACGAATGGCTGGCCGAGGAGACGGTCGCCGACGGCGAGTTGCCCGCGGAACTCGAATCGCTGTCCCTCTGA
- a CDS encoding BON domain-containing protein, with amino-acid sequence MTIIRMALVALLASLLYGCATPVLLAGAAGGGTMAAHDRRTAGSQIDDQVIEMKAFARMQKDAALAKSENAHINTVSYNGVLLLTGEARTAELRRRAEEYVVNIPKVRKVHNEIRVAEPAKIGSRSRDSWITTKVKTKLLANKAIDGTRIKVVTESGTVYLMGLITRGEANLATSIASETSGVKRIVRAFEYLD; translated from the coding sequence ATGACCATCATCAGAATGGCACTCGTCGCCCTGCTTGCCAGCCTGCTGTACGGCTGTGCCACACCCGTGCTGTTGGCGGGTGCAGCCGGGGGCGGAACCATGGCCGCTCATGACCGGCGTACAGCCGGCAGTCAGATCGATGACCAGGTGATCGAGATGAAAGCCTTTGCCCGAATGCAAAAAGACGCCGCACTCGCCAAGTCGGAAAACGCGCATATCAACACCGTCAGCTATAACGGCGTGCTCCTCCTGACCGGCGAAGCACGCACAGCGGAACTGCGTCGCCGTGCCGAAGAATACGTGGTGAACATTCCCAAAGTCCGAAAGGTCCACAATGAAATCCGGGTGGCGGAACCCGCCAAGATCGGCTCCCGCAGCCGGGACAGCTGGATTACCACCAAGGTAAAGACAAAACTGCTAGCCAACAAGGCCATCGACGGGACCCGTATCAAGGTGGTTACGGAGAGCGGAACGGTTTACCTGATGGGATTGATTACTCGCGGCGAAGCCAATCTCGCCACATCCATCGCGAGTGAAACCAGCGGCGTAAAGCGCATTGTCCGCGCATTCGAATATCTCGACTGA
- the petA gene encoding ubiquinol-cytochrome c reductase iron-sulfur subunit produces MSTEGVDRGRRRFLTTVTAGAGAVGVGFVAAPFVISMQPSARAKAAGAPVEADISKLEPGQMVTYEWRGKPVWIVRRSERNLDDLPSINDRLRDPASEQPQQPEYAQNPQRSIKPEFLVMIGICTHLGCAPSYRPEIAPADLGDDWRGGFFCPCHGSKFDLAGRVYSGVPAPLNLEVPPHMYLSDTRILVGEDKGAA; encoded by the coding sequence ATGAGCACTGAAGGTGTAGACAGGGGTCGGCGCCGGTTCCTCACCACTGTTACCGCAGGCGCGGGTGCAGTGGGTGTGGGTTTTGTAGCTGCCCCTTTTGTAATTTCCATGCAGCCGAGCGCGCGTGCCAAGGCAGCCGGTGCCCCGGTTGAAGCCGACATAAGCAAGCTCGAACCGGGCCAGATGGTGACCTATGAGTGGCGCGGCAAACCGGTCTGGATCGTTCGCCGTAGCGAGCGCAACCTCGATGATCTGCCTTCCATAAACGACAGATTGCGTGACCCGGCATCCGAGCAACCGCAGCAGCCGGAGTATGCCCAGAATCCCCAGCGCTCTATCAAGCCGGAGTTCCTGGTCATGATCGGTATTTGCACGCACTTGGGTTGTGCGCCCAGCTACCGTCCGGAGATTGCGCCGGCCGATTTGGGCGACGACTGGAGAGGCGGTTTTTTCTGTCCCTGCCACGGTTCCAAGTTCGACCTGGCTGGTCGCGTGTACTCGGGTGTGCCTGCGCCGCTGAACCTCGAGGTGCCGCCGCACATGTACCTGAGTGACACCCGCATCCTGGTGGGTGAAGATAAGGGAGCAGCCTGA
- a CDS encoding YraN family protein has product MPGSESTKVRGQHAEEQALRYLTARGLRLLERNYRCRCGEIDLIMHDSNTLVFVEVRFRSHRSYGGAAASVDARKQRRLINTAQHYLQRHRKTESPCRFDVVAIGPAGDNDIEWLRNAIIVTG; this is encoded by the coding sequence ATGCCCGGGAGTGAAAGTACAAAGGTCCGGGGACAACACGCAGAAGAACAGGCGCTCCGGTATCTCACCGCACGGGGGCTTCGGTTGCTGGAACGGAACTACCGCTGCCGCTGCGGGGAGATCGATCTGATCATGCACGACAGCAACACTCTGGTCTTCGTAGAGGTGCGCTTTCGCAGCCACCGAAGCTATGGTGGTGCCGCTGCCAGCGTCGATGCACGCAAACAGAGACGCCTCATCAACACCGCTCAACATTACCTGCAGCGCCACCGCAAGACCGAAAGCCCTTGCCGTTTCGATGTGGTGGCAATAGGGCCTGCGGGCGACAACGATATCGAATGGCTACGAAATGCCATCATAGTAACGGGATAG
- the sspA gene encoding stringent starvation protein SspA yields the protein MGVVANRRSVMTLFSGDNDIYSHRVRIVLAEKGINVDIVDVDLNNLPEDLIDLNPYNSVPTLVDRDLVLYHSQIIMEYLDERFPHPPLMPVDPVSRANNRMMLYRIEKDLYSYVDVLENGPEKAAVKARKEIRDSLVVVSPVFEQKPFFMADEFSLVDCSLAPLLWRLPAYNISLPKQAAPLVAYAERLFGRDSFQASLSEAERELRS from the coding sequence ATGGGGGTGGTCGCCAACCGACGTTCCGTTATGACGCTATTCTCTGGTGACAATGATATCTATAGTCATCGAGTGAGAATCGTCCTTGCGGAGAAGGGGATCAATGTCGACATCGTCGATGTCGATCTCAACAACCTGCCAGAAGACCTGATTGACCTGAATCCCTACAACTCGGTCCCTACTCTGGTGGACCGTGATCTGGTGCTTTACCATTCCCAGATCATCATGGAATACCTGGACGAGCGTTTCCCTCATCCGCCACTGATGCCCGTGGACCCGGTATCCAGGGCCAACAACCGGATGATGCTCTACCGAATCGAGAAGGACCTTTACAGCTACGTCGATGTACTGGAAAACGGTCCCGAAAAAGCGGCCGTCAAGGCACGGAAGGAGATAAGGGACAGTCTCGTGGTGGTCAGTCCCGTCTTCGAACAAAAGCCGTTTTTCATGGCCGATGAATTTTCGCTGGTTGATTGCAGTCTCGCACCGCTGTTGTGGCGTCTGCCGGCCTACAACATCAGCCTGCCAAAACAGGCGGCACCGCTGGTGGCGTATGCGGAACGGCTGTTTGGGCGTGATTCGTTCCAGGCGAGCCTCAGTGAAGCGGAGCGCGAGCTCCGAAGCTGA
- a CDS encoding phosphoheptose isomerase — protein sequence MDTVERVKRLFADSIRSKQEAVESLAPVIARAARTIGERLLAGNKVLSCGNGGSAGDAQHFSSEMLNRFERERPALPAIALTTDTSTLTSIANDYHYHEIFAKQVRAIGQPGDVLLAISTSGNSANILRAVETAHDREMSVIALTGKGGGSLVGKLAGADTEVRVPANSTARIQEVHLLVIHCLCDLIDTQLFGEENGT from the coding sequence ATGGATACGGTTGAACGAGTAAAAAGATTGTTCGCGGATAGCATTCGCAGCAAGCAGGAGGCGGTGGAGAGTCTGGCGCCGGTGATCGCCCGGGCGGCAAGAACGATCGGCGAACGACTACTGGCCGGTAACAAGGTATTGAGCTGCGGCAATGGCGGATCGGCGGGAGATGCCCAACACTTCTCTTCGGAAATGCTCAACCGTTTCGAAAGAGAGAGGCCGGCCCTGCCGGCGATAGCGCTGACCACCGACACATCGACACTGACGTCGATTGCCAATGATTACCACTACCATGAAATCTTTGCCAAGCAGGTTCGGGCGATCGGACAGCCGGGTGACGTTCTTCTGGCCATATCCACCAGCGGTAATTCCGCAAATATACTGCGTGCCGTTGAGACCGCCCACGATAGAGAGATGAGCGTGATAGCACTCACCGGCAAGGGTGGGGGGAGCCTGGTCGGAAAACTGGCCGGGGCAGACACCGAGGTCCGGGTACCCGCAAACTCCACCGCCCGAATTCAGGAAGTACACCTGCTGGTGATTCACTGCCTTTGTGACCTGATTGATACACAGCTTTTCGGGGAGGAGAACGGAACATGA
- a CDS encoding ClpXP protease specificity-enhancing factor, which yields MTPSRPYLLRALYEWILDNGMTPYLLVDAEQENVQVPEQFVENGKIVFNVSPSAIRNLELGNDWVLLDARFSGSPMQVSVPIMAVLAIYARENGKGMVFTDEEGGDQPPPSPPGGGDGDDKPKRPSLKVVK from the coding sequence ATGACTCCAAGCCGTCCCTATTTACTGCGCGCTCTCTATGAGTGGATTCTCGACAATGGTATGACGCCGTATCTACTGGTGGATGCCGAACAGGAGAATGTCCAGGTCCCCGAGCAGTTCGTGGAAAATGGAAAAATCGTTTTTAATGTAAGCCCCTCGGCCATCCGAAATCTGGAATTGGGCAATGATTGGGTATTGCTGGATGCACGCTTCTCCGGTAGTCCGATGCAGGTCAGCGTGCCCATCATGGCCGTGCTTGCGATCTATGCTCGCGAGAACGGAAAAGGGATGGTTTTCACGGATGAGGAGGGCGGCGATCAGCCGCCCCCATCACCTCCCGGCGGAGGGGATGGCGATGATAAGCCGAAGCGTCCCAGCCTTAAGGTCGTCAAGTGA
- a CDS encoding FAD-binding oxidoreductase, translating into MNNSQLTNDQQQQLLEILGSKGLLLETADRWTYGYDNSRRHCTPLAVALPTTVAQVVAVVALCNETDLSLVVRGRGTGTAGAAVPVAGGLVLSTERLDRIIKVDPDNRVLVVQPGATNQAVQQAAAEHGFFWPPDPTSAAVCTIGGNLACNAAGPRAVKYGTPRENTLGLRGVTGDGRPLRTGVYTTKGVVGYDLTRLLLGSEGTLGVITEATLKLTPLPEARRTLRALYRGTRAAAEAVARIMAQPITPCALEFMDEGAIGMIRNYSEVTIPEEVGALLMIEVDGPAECIEHAATAVAEAARNSDCLELTEARNAQEIRALWQMRKALSPALRNVAPKKINEDVVVPVSRMPDLIDGLNDLGRRYGITIVNFGHAGNGNIHVNLLVDPDDPNQMGAAAECLSDIFNMVLALDGTLSGEHGIGLDKRDYVVRETDPVALDLMHRIKAQFDPTGILNPGKKLPPL; encoded by the coding sequence TTGAATAATTCTCAGCTGACCAACGACCAGCAGCAGCAACTCCTGGAAATCCTCGGATCGAAAGGGCTGCTACTGGAAACTGCGGACCGCTGGACCTACGGCTATGACAACAGTCGCCGGCACTGCACTCCCCTTGCCGTCGCCTTGCCCACAACCGTCGCCCAGGTCGTCGCCGTGGTGGCCCTGTGTAACGAAACGGACCTTTCACTGGTGGTACGCGGTCGCGGCACCGGCACTGCTGGCGCGGCGGTCCCCGTCGCAGGGGGACTGGTGCTCTCCACTGAACGACTTGACCGGATCATCAAGGTGGACCCGGACAACCGGGTCCTGGTGGTGCAGCCGGGGGCAACCAACCAGGCCGTCCAACAGGCCGCAGCTGAGCACGGCTTCTTCTGGCCCCCGGATCCCACCAGTGCTGCCGTCTGCACGATCGGCGGCAATCTCGCCTGCAACGCCGCCGGCCCCCGGGCCGTCAAGTACGGCACTCCACGCGAGAATACCCTGGGGTTGCGCGGGGTGACCGGGGATGGCCGCCCGCTGCGTACCGGCGTTTACACCACCAAAGGAGTGGTCGGCTACGACTTGACCCGCCTGCTGTTGGGATCCGAAGGTACACTCGGCGTGATTACCGAGGCCACCTTGAAGCTGACACCGCTTCCCGAAGCGCGCCGGACGCTGCGAGCCCTTTACCGGGGTACCCGGGCCGCGGCTGAAGCGGTCGCCCGCATCATGGCCCAACCGATCACCCCCTGTGCCCTGGAATTCATGGATGAAGGTGCCATCGGCATGATCCGCAACTATTCCGAAGTCACCATCCCGGAAGAGGTCGGGGCCCTGTTGATGATCGAGGTGGATGGTCCGGCGGAGTGTATCGAGCACGCCGCCACTGCAGTGGCGGAAGCCGCCCGCAACAGCGACTGCCTGGAGCTGACCGAAGCGCGCAACGCCCAGGAGATTCGGGCACTTTGGCAGATGCGCAAGGCCCTTTCACCGGCGCTGCGGAACGTAGCCCCCAAAAAGATCAACGAAGACGTCGTCGTGCCGGTCTCCCGCATGCCCGACCTGATCGACGGCCTGAACGACCTGGGACGCCGCTACGGCATCACCATCGTCAACTTCGGCCACGCCGGCAACGGCAATATCCATGTCAATCTGCTGGTCGATCCGGATGATCCGAATCAGATGGGCGCCGCGGCCGAGTGCCTCTCCGACATCTTCAATATGGTATTGGCCCTCGATGGCACCCTCTCGGGGGAACATGGCATCGGCCTCGACAAACGCGACTATGTCGTGCGTGAAACCGACCCCGTCGCCCTCGACCTCATGCATCGCATCAAGGCCCAGTTCGACCCGACGGGTATCCTCAATCCCGGCAAGAAGCTCCCGCCGCTTTGA